In one window of Alphaproteobacteria bacterium DNA:
- a CDS encoding MFS transporter — translation MNFFSSLNRNQKEAIGLLQIGTFLEYFDLMLYIHMAVLLNELFFPKTDPHTAALLSAFAFCSTYVMRPIGALIFGWLGDNIGRKSTIIITTLMMSVSCVIMANLPTYAQVGISAAWIMTFCRIAQGMSSLGEIVGAQIYVSETTPRPLAYPAVGLVSIACSLGGTAALGLATLVTSFYLNWRLAFWMGAGIALVGAVARTRLRETPDFLKMKRQKIRDAIAELTKEDELSTTRQSSTGNKSTWKESIKLQTLLAYFFIHCGYPLSFYLGYIYFNPMLKDIFEYSAESIIVHNFYLSMFMVFASMILIAFSCKVHPLKILKIRWIFTFLLMAALPFLIININTSTQLFCVQALILTFSATGLPADAVFYYHLPIFRRFTFASFLYALSRALMYAITSFGLVYLGSSFGSFGLWFITLPITLGYLYGILHFIKLERGIGIYPNLSIQSLDKSNLNSLNKNDKMTNSPLPNFSSKR, via the coding sequence ATGAATTTTTTTTCCTCTCTAAACCGCAATCAAAAAGAAGCTATTGGACTATTACAAATTGGGACATTTCTCGAATATTTTGACTTAATGCTTTATATCCATATGGCCGTTCTTTTGAATGAGCTTTTCTTTCCCAAGACAGACCCCCATACGGCGGCTCTACTATCCGCATTTGCATTTTGTTCTACCTATGTCATGCGTCCAATCGGCGCTCTTATTTTTGGATGGCTGGGAGATAACATAGGACGCAAATCCACTATTATTATTACAACGCTCATGATGTCTGTTTCTTGTGTAATAATGGCAAATTTGCCAACCTATGCTCAAGTTGGTATATCGGCTGCTTGGATCATGACATTTTGTCGTATTGCTCAAGGCATGTCTTCGTTAGGGGAAATTGTGGGCGCTCAAATTTATGTATCTGAAACAACCCCTCGTCCCTTAGCATATCCCGCCGTGGGACTCGTGAGCATTGCTTGCTCTTTAGGAGGAACAGCGGCTCTAGGATTGGCTACTCTTGTCACGTCATTTTATTTGAATTGGCGTCTTGCTTTTTGGATGGGTGCCGGTATTGCTCTCGTTGGGGCCGTTGCCAGAACTCGTCTGCGTGAGACGCCTGATTTTTTAAAAATGAAAAGGCAGAAAATAAGAGATGCAATTGCTGAATTGACGAAAGAGGATGAGCTATCAACCACACGTCAATCATCAACTGGTAATAAATCGACTTGGAAAGAATCCATAAAATTACAAACACTTTTGGCCTACTTCTTTATTCATTGCGGCTATCCATTATCATTTTATTTAGGATATATATATTTCAATCCGATGCTAAAGGATATTTTCGAATATTCAGCAGAAAGCATTATCGTTCATAATTTTTATTTGTCGATGTTTATGGTGTTTGCTTCCATGATCCTTATTGCCTTCAGCTGCAAGGTTCACCCCTTAAAAATATTAAAAATAAGATGGATCTTCACATTTTTGCTTATGGCAGCCCTCCCTTTTCTCATAATTAATATAAATACTTCCACACAGTTATTTTGCGTACAAGCCCTGATTCTAACCTTCAGTGCAACAGGCTTGCCAGCAGATGCTGTATTTTATTATCACTTACCCATCTTTCGTCGATTTACATTTGCAAGCTTCCTATACGCCTTATCAAGAGCCCTCATGTACGCCATAACATCATTTGGATTGGTTTATTTAGGTTCTTCCTTTGGTTCATTTGGTTTATGGTTTATAACCCTCCCTATTACTTTAGGCTATCTGTATGGCATTCTTCATTTTATAAAACTGGAACGAGGAATCGGGATCTATCCGAATCTCTCAATACAATCTCTAGATAAATCTAACCTGAATTCATTGAATAAAAATGATAAAATGACAAACTCCCCTCTACCAAATTTTAGTAGCAAACGTTAA
- a CDS encoding helix-turn-helix domain-containing protein: MAKKNLIIERGKRLQALRKKVGLTRLAFAEQTGMSANTLKALELGDRELTPQKALLFSNLFSGLFSVSLGEDVHEASFDYLFYGKKDNPHEQKELFINDSDDLRMQNEISSLKSNPSYATLQIQDELMSPLFNKGDIVAGKKIVNKSHFPYYQGCICIIESLEGNLMLRRVIKSDNRLITSCILNTNINSSTNIIEECEVKYIAQAIWHWHLSQLLKTLPTSD, from the coding sequence ATGGCTAAAAAAAACTTAATCATTGAAAGAGGCAAGAGGTTGCAAGCCTTAAGAAAAAAGGTTGGTCTTACTCGTCTTGCTTTTGCAGAACAAACAGGCATGAGTGCTAACACTTTGAAAGCTCTAGAATTAGGTGACAGAGAACTGACTCCCCAAAAAGCTCTTCTTTTCTCAAATCTTTTTTCCGGCTTGTTTTCTGTGTCCTTAGGGGAAGATGTGCACGAAGCCAGTTTTGATTATCTGTTTTACGGTAAAAAAGATAATCCTCATGAGCAAAAAGAGTTGTTTATAAATGACAGTGACGATTTGCGCATGCAAAACGAAATTAGTTCTTTAAAATCCAATCCCTCTTATGCCACCCTCCAAATCCAAGATGAGCTTATGTCACCACTTTTTAACAAAGGTGATATTGTGGCGGGCAAAAAAATTGTGAATAAAAGTCATTTCCCTTATTATCAGGGCTGTATTTGTATTATTGAATCCCTCGAGGGAAATCTTATGCTAAGACGGGTTATAAAATCAGATAATCGTCTGATAACCTCCTGTATTTTAAATACAAACATTAACTCAAGTACGAACATCATTGAGGAATGTGAAGTTAAATATATTGCTCAAGCTATATGGCACTGGCATTTGTCACAATTGTTAAAAACCTTGCCAACTTCTGATTAA
- a CDS encoding DUF2798 domain-containing protein has product MKKLNKKYFTFVFASFMSFLMSGIISLCITTYEYGLTSTLVSQFFKAWQVAFPVAFVVAQFVAPVVRKMTSKFVEQ; this is encoded by the coding sequence TTGAAAAAATTGAATAAAAAGTATTTTACTTTTGTGTTTGCAAGTTTTATGTCTTTTTTGATGTCTGGCATTATCTCTCTTTGCATTACCACTTACGAATATGGTTTGACGTCAACGCTTGTCTCACAGTTTTTCAAAGCTTGGCAAGTCGCTTTTCCGGTCGCGTTCGTTGTTGCTCAGTTCGTTGCGCCAGTTGTTCGAAAAATGACTTCAAAATTTGTTGAACAATAA
- the tssH gene encoding type VI secretion system ATPase TssH, producing MDTKALVNKLNSTCKRALESAAALCVSKTHYNVELEHFLLRLLEAASSDVQIVLRYYEIDVSSILKQLQGVVDKFQTGNTTQTALSPHILTALEEAWMVSSLQLEDEHIRSGAILMSVLDTEALRGILLESCPLLLRISRESYRDNMRELLQNSPEAKENSKRANSFKSKSDQSPAQVTANTTALNQFTIDMTEQARLGNLDPIYGRDREIRQLIDVLSRRRQNNPILVGEAGVGKTAVVEGLAQRIASGGVPPSLKNISLRLLDVGLLQAGASVKGEFEERLKTLLDEVKQSLIPIILFIDEAHTLIGAGGQVGLGDAANLLKPALARGELRTIAATTWAEYKRYIEKDAALTRRFEVVKVDEPSPEKALGMLRAIAGSLVKHHHVTILDEAIQASVTLSQRFLTGRRLPDKAVSVLDTACAQVALAHSAIPQPLEEARNQLTLLEIEKEMLLREDHGASEHERRLNEIGQEIDLTTLRTEEMASEWSQSADVVQKIQNLRDELNNFPLEQLDGEKARGLRAQVNQLERELRGQQSSEQNLVPHSVDRLTVAKVISGWTGIPLETMISFEEGLTVEQLRQALERRIVGQVHALDMVASQVVSYRAGLSDPNKPMGVFLLVGPSGVGKTETAQALAEILNGHERHLIRINMSEFQEAHAVATLKGAPPGYVGYGKGGTLTEAVRRNPYSVILLDEVEKAHPDVMEIFYQVFDKGMIEDSEGVEVDFRNTMIILTSNIAAEEVEAGMSEIMKALDRHFPHAFLARLTVIPYYPLSMPDLTKIVRLKVNSVAQRLFMQHHARLIYSDQDITNIAEQCTDPHQGARSIDHILTQKILPSLSERILENRGQGLKELSLVG from the coding sequence GTGGATACAAAAGCCCTCGTTAATAAGCTTAATTCAACCTGCAAAAGGGCGTTGGAAAGCGCTGCTGCATTATGTGTATCTAAAACGCACTATAATGTGGAATTGGAACATTTTCTCTTGCGTCTTTTGGAAGCGGCGAGCTCTGATGTTCAGATTGTCTTAAGGTACTATGAAATTGATGTTTCCAGCATTTTAAAACAATTACAAGGTGTTGTTGACAAGTTTCAAACCGGCAATACAACACAAACGGCTTTATCTCCCCATATTTTAACAGCTTTGGAAGAGGCATGGATGGTATCGTCGCTTCAGCTTGAGGACGAGCATATTCGTTCCGGCGCGATATTAATGTCCGTTTTGGATACAGAAGCCCTACGAGGCATTTTGTTGGAGAGTTGTCCCTTACTTTTACGCATTTCACGAGAAAGTTATCGAGATAATATGCGGGAACTTCTCCAAAACAGCCCTGAAGCTAAGGAAAATAGCAAACGAGCAAATTCATTTAAATCAAAGTCTGATCAATCCCCTGCGCAAGTAACAGCGAATACAACGGCATTGAATCAATTTACCATCGATATGACAGAGCAAGCTCGTTTAGGGAATCTTGATCCGATTTATGGGCGGGATCGGGAAATTCGCCAATTAATTGATGTTTTATCTCGCCGTCGGCAAAACAATCCCATTTTGGTTGGAGAAGCCGGAGTAGGGAAAACGGCAGTTGTAGAAGGGCTTGCGCAGCGAATTGCCTCCGGTGGTGTTCCGCCTTCATTAAAAAACATTTCATTGCGGTTACTTGATGTGGGGCTTCTTCAGGCGGGAGCGAGTGTCAAAGGAGAATTTGAAGAACGGCTGAAAACCCTTCTTGATGAAGTGAAACAGTCCCTTATTCCTATTATTCTGTTTATCGACGAAGCGCATACATTGATTGGGGCCGGAGGACAAGTTGGGTTAGGAGATGCCGCCAACTTATTAAAGCCTGCTCTCGCGCGAGGAGAATTAAGAACCATCGCTGCCACGACCTGGGCGGAATATAAACGATATATTGAAAAGGATGCAGCGCTGACCCGTCGATTTGAGGTTGTGAAAGTGGATGAGCCGTCACCGGAGAAAGCCCTTGGCATGTTAAGAGCCATAGCTGGGTCTTTGGTGAAGCATCATCATGTGACAATTTTAGATGAGGCTATTCAAGCTTCCGTAACATTATCCCAGCGCTTTTTAACAGGGCGTCGCCTGCCGGATAAAGCCGTTAGTGTATTAGATACAGCTTGTGCTCAAGTCGCATTGGCACATTCTGCTATTCCCCAACCCTTGGAAGAGGCACGCAACCAATTGACACTATTGGAGATTGAAAAGGAAATGTTATTGCGTGAGGATCATGGTGCATCTGAGCATGAGCGACGATTAAACGAAATTGGCCAGGAAATTGATTTAACAACCTTAAGAACTGAGGAAATGGCTAGTGAGTGGTCACAATCAGCAGACGTTGTTCAAAAAATTCAAAATTTAAGAGATGAATTAAACAACTTTCCCCTTGAGCAATTAGATGGGGAAAAGGCACGGGGGCTTCGTGCACAGGTTAATCAATTAGAACGGGAGCTACGGGGGCAGCAGTCCTCAGAACAAAATCTTGTCCCGCATAGCGTCGATCGGCTTACAGTGGCTAAAGTTATTTCAGGATGGACCGGCATTCCTTTAGAAACCATGATAAGTTTTGAAGAAGGATTAACCGTGGAGCAATTGCGTCAAGCCCTGGAGAGACGAATTGTTGGACAAGTTCATGCATTAGATATGGTAGCAAGCCAGGTGGTAAGTTATCGAGCGGGCTTGTCGGACCCCAACAAACCGATGGGTGTTTTTCTATTGGTGGGTCCCAGTGGTGTTGGAAAAACAGAAACTGCACAAGCATTAGCAGAAATTTTAAATGGTCATGAACGTCACTTAATTCGAATTAATATGTCTGAATTTCAAGAAGCTCATGCGGTAGCCACCCTAAAAGGTGCACCTCCCGGCTATGTCGGCTATGGAAAGGGTGGGACTTTAACAGAAGCCGTGCGCCGTAATCCTTATAGCGTTATTTTATTGGACGAAGTCGAAAAGGCCCATCCAGATGTTATGGAAATTTTTTATCAGGTATTTGATAAGGGTATGATCGAAGATAGCGAAGGGGTAGAAGTCGATTTTCGTAACACAATGATTATCCTCACCTCAAATATCGCTGCTGAAGAGGTTGAGGCAGGAATGTCCGAAATTATGAAGGCTTTAGATCGTCACTTCCCACATGCGTTTTTGGCTCGTCTTACCGTCATTCCTTATTATCCCTTAAGTATGCCGGATCTAACTAAAATTGTTCGCTTAAAAGTTAATAGCGTTGCTCAAAGGCTTTTCATGCAACATCATGCCCGGTTAATCTATTCAGATCAGGATATTACAAACATTGCTGAGCAATGTACCGATCCCCATCAAGGTGCGCGTTCCATCGATCATATTTTAACACAAAAAATTCTTCCCAGTTTATCTGAACGTATCCTGGAAAATCGGGGTCAGGGTTTGAAAGAGTTATCATTAGTCGGCTAA
- a CDS encoding efflux RND transporter periplasmic adaptor subunit, whose product MEPLHPQNNKPPFKFTGERLALMIGGTLIGALAIVFSFKLATPIVKKACQSILEAPDKGERDVRLASIEAIVVKPGTISRRITTVGQLRANESVTLRTEMAGKIKEIAFKEGAKVKKGDILLRFDDEELKAQLDKAEADVEYRQVRFGRFESLQTKGLGRGTEFDQERGQLNMAKAELEVAKAKLAKATITAPFEGKIGLIDVSVGAYVDSQKELVTLVDFDPMKIDFKIPEKFIHDIGVGQTAEVKLDSFPDVLFQANVEAIDSRVDPQTHSIAVRATIPNEDGKLQTGLFGSVGVIIGVKNDALLVPESALGREGDIEYVWVVVNGKAGRKRVLTSTKENGQAEITAGLRAGEIVVTSGQLKLGEGMAVKISNMGDGDVELTDEDEDEATPKSPAISNKQVPKPSPEKESGKDEPKPGEEAEPKQEEPKTAVEDVPSEKSDTKTVTEETKPSPQESTKMEASDSVKPDSSQTIEPKLESEKKVESLARPKLGTDEKTSKENIMLKESTEKEKLSEKKDPLSAPNDGNKDYSPETAKPLKADTSQKEEAMTDSVKSSESLEQTTKNNVVKDKDEDEPSKVTISPHQDKSVDSEKSLGTPEEKSFFSRSRDYVVNLFKRN is encoded by the coding sequence ATGGAACCACTACACCCCCAGAACAACAAACCCCCTTTTAAATTTACCGGTGAGCGCCTTGCTCTTATGATTGGCGGCACGTTAATTGGGGCTCTTGCCATCGTTTTTAGTTTTAAACTTGCAACACCTATTGTAAAAAAAGCCTGTCAATCCATTTTGGAAGCGCCAGATAAGGGAGAAAGAGATGTCCGTCTCGCTTCCATCGAAGCTATTGTTGTAAAACCCGGAACAATATCACGACGCATTACTACCGTTGGCCAACTTCGGGCTAATGAATCTGTTACCTTACGCACAGAAATGGCCGGTAAAATTAAAGAAATAGCCTTTAAAGAAGGGGCAAAAGTTAAAAAAGGCGATATTCTTCTCCGATTTGACGATGAAGAATTAAAAGCCCAACTGGATAAGGCGGAAGCGGATGTAGAGTACCGACAAGTTCGGTTTGGTAGATTTGAGTCCCTTCAAACGAAGGGGTTGGGTAGAGGTACAGAATTTGACCAAGAAAGAGGCCAGTTGAATATGGCCAAAGCCGAGCTGGAGGTTGCCAAAGCCAAACTTGCTAAAGCCACGATAACAGCTCCTTTTGAAGGAAAAATTGGATTAATTGATGTTAGTGTTGGCGCATACGTTGATAGTCAAAAGGAATTGGTTACCCTCGTTGACTTCGATCCTATGAAGATTGATTTCAAAATTCCCGAAAAATTTATTCATGATATTGGTGTTGGGCAAACCGCAGAAGTCAAATTAGACAGCTTTCCAGATGTTCTATTCCAGGCAAATGTTGAAGCCATTGACTCACGCGTTGATCCTCAAACACACAGTATTGCTGTACGAGCAACCATTCCAAATGAAGATGGCAAACTGCAAACCGGCTTATTTGGTAGTGTTGGCGTTATTATTGGCGTGAAGAATGATGCACTATTGGTTCCAGAATCTGCTTTAGGGCGTGAAGGGGATATTGAGTATGTCTGGGTCGTCGTCAATGGCAAGGCGGGACGTAAGCGTGTTTTGACGAGCACTAAAGAAAACGGCCAAGCCGAAATTACAGCTGGTCTACGTGCAGGTGAAATTGTTGTCACCTCTGGTCAATTGAAACTTGGCGAAGGAATGGCCGTAAAAATTTCGAATATGGGGGATGGTGACGTTGAACTGACAGATGAAGACGAAGATGAAGCTACGCCAAAATCTCCGGCGATATCGAACAAACAAGTGCCAAAGCCTTCCCCTGAAAAAGAATCTGGAAAAGATGAGCCAAAACCTGGAGAAGAAGCAGAACCTAAACAGGAAGAACCAAAAACCGCAGTAGAAGATGTACCATCCGAAAAAAGCGACACTAAAACTGTAACGGAAGAAACAAAACCTTCCCCTCAAGAGTCAACAAAAATGGAAGCATCAGATTCTGTAAAGCCAGACTCTTCCCAAACTATAGAACCGAAGCTGGAGAGCGAAAAAAAGGTTGAGAGTCTTGCTCGTCCTAAACTAGGAACCGATGAAAAAACTTCAAAAGAAAATATTATGTTGAAAGAATCAACAGAAAAGGAAAAACTTTCTGAAAAGAAGGATCCTTTATCCGCTCCCAATGACGGAAATAAAGATTATTCGCCAGAAACCGCTAAGCCTCTTAAGGCCGATACTTCTCAAAAAGAAGAAGCGATGACAGACTCAGTAAAATCCAGTGAATCCTTAGAACAAACTACAAAAAATAACGTGGTAAAAGATAAAGATGAAGATGAACCATCTAAGGTCACCATATCCCCTCATCAAGATAAGTCTGTAGATAGTGAAAAATCTTTAGGAACACCTGAAGAGAAGTCATTTTTCTCTCGATCTCGTGATTATGTCGTTAACTTGTTTAAAAGAAATTAG